The Flavobacterium sp. N2270 genome contains the following window.
AAACTTCTCAGAAGCATCAACACCCTTTACATTCAATCCCATTCCTTTGTATTGATCTAATACACTTTGGAATTCATTCTTACGAAGTAAACCGTTGTTTACGAAAATACAATATAAATTAGCACCAATAGCTTTGTTTAATAAAACAGCTGCTACGGTAGAATCTACTCCGCCAGACAAACCTAAAACCACTTTATCGTTACCAATTTTAGATTTCATATCTGCTACAATCTCTTCAACAACTGCATTAGGTGTAAACGTTTGAGCTACACCTGCAATTTTGACCAAGAAATTTTCTAACATTTGTTTCCCATCTGTAGAATGGTACACTTCTGGGTGAAATTGAATAGCATAAGTTTGTTCTCCTTCAATTTTATAAGCTGCATTTTCCACATCCTTAGTACTTGCAATTCTAACACCATTAGTTGGTAATTTTTTAATAGAATCTGAATGCGACATCCAAACCTGACTGTTTGCACCAACTCCTTCTAAAAACACTTCATTATCATCGATAAAAGAAAGGTTTGCTCTACCGTATTCTCTAGTGTTTGAAGCAGCAACTTCACCACCAGAAAAATGTGCTAAATATTGTGCGCCATAACAAACTGCTAATAAAGGTTTTTTTCCTCTAATTTGCGATAAATCTGGATGCAAAGCCTCTTCAGAACGAACGGAACAAGGACTTCCTCCTAAAATTACTGCTTTATATGATGATAAATCTGCAGGGATTTTATCGAATGGGAAAATTTCGCAAAAAATATTCAATTCTCTTACTCTACGAGCAATTAATTGTGTGTATTGTGAACCAAAATCTAAAATTAGTACGTTATCCATTATAGTTGTGTTGTTGTTGTTGTTGTTGTTGTTGTTGTTGTGTTTTTTAATATTCAAATGTTCCGTATTCAGATTTTATTGTTAATTTCTTCTTATCTGAAGTTTCTACTCTTCCTACAATTTGCGCTTCAATATTAAATGAATTTGAAATTGTGATAATATCTTGAGCTACTTCAGCAGGAACATATATTTCCATTCGGTGACCGCAATTGAAAACTTGGTACATTTCTTTCCAATCGGTTTTTGATTGTTTTTGTATCAATTTAAATAAAGGTGGAACCGGAAATAAATTATCTTTTATAACATGAACATTATCTACAAAGTGAAGAATTTTTGTTTGTGCTCCACCGCTACAGTGAACCATTCCATGTATATCTTTTGAATTGTATTTTTCTAAAATCTTTTTGATTACTGGCGCATAAGTTCTCGTAGGAGAAAGCACTAATTTACCAGCATCTATTGGGCTATTTTTAACTGAATCTGTTAATTTAGTTTGACCAGAATACACTAATTCACTTGGAACTGAAGCATCGAAACTTTCAGGGTATTTATCCGCTAAATATTTTGAAAAAACATCATGACGAGCAGAAGTTAATCCGTTACTTCCCATTCCACCGTTGTATTCTTTTTCGTAAGTAGCTTGACCAAAAGAGGCTAAACCTACAATTACATCTCCAGGTTGAATATTTGCATTATCTATAACGTTTGCACGTTTGATTCTTGCTGTAACAGTTGAATCTACGATAATTGTTCGAACTAAATCACCAACATCAGCAGTTTCTCCTCCAGTTGAATGAATGGTTACACCAAACTCTTTTAAGTCGGAAATTAATTCTTCTGTTCCGTTGATGATTGCAGAAAGAACCTCAGCAGGAATTACACTTTTATTTCTACCAATTGTCGAAGAAAGTAAAATATTATCGGTTGCGCCCACACATAATAAATCGTCAATATTCATTATTAATGCATCTTGAGCAATACCTTTCCAAACAGACAAATCACCCGTTTCTTTCCAATACATATAAGCCAATGAGGATTTTGTACCCGCACCGTCTGCATGCATTATTATGCAATACTCTTCATCATTTGTTAAATAATCGGGGATAATTTTACAAAATGCCTTAGGAAACAATCCTTTGTCGATGTTTTTAATAGCATTATGAACGTCTTCTTTGGAAGCAGAAACTCCTCTTAAATTGTAGCGTTTGCTCGTTTCAGAACTCATTTTTTAGTGTGTGTTGTGTTGTGGCGCAAAGATAGTCCTAAAATTTAGAATTCTGAAATTAGAATTTAGAAAATCTTAAATTTTAATTCTAAAAATTTGATTTTCTTCAGTAAATGTATAAAATGGAATATTTACATTTATAATTCTCTTTTGAGTATAACATTCCGTATTTAATGTTTCCACATCATACTGTATTTCAATAGTTTCATCATCAGCAATATTTAAATAAATTTTATTGTCTAATTCTACATTGGTTTTAGGAAAGATTTGAATTAAATTCAAACTATCTCGAGTAATCAAAACAAAATCAACCTCTGTATCATCAAATTCTGTTACCGAAATATCACCTACAGTATACGTTTCATTTGTAAATACATTTTCATCTGTATCTTCATCCAAAACTTCTATAAATACCGATGCTTGTGGCGGAATAACATTTTCAGAACAATTTTCTTTAGTGCAACTTAATGTTATCACGGTCAATAAAAACAAAAATATTATTGAATACTTTTTCATGTTTTCTCTATTACTTACTTAATATTTCAATCTCAACTCTTCTATTCGCAGCGGCTTGTTCTTCGTTTTCTTCAGGAATTGGATAAATTGGTCGTGTTGTACCAAAACCAGTTACAGTAATCCTGTGTTGTGGAATTCTTTGGTAAACCAACCATCTACGAACTTGCTTTGCTCGTTCTAAAGATAAGTTTCTTCCGTCTTTAGCTATACAACAAATATGACCTTGAATTTGAATTTTTAAATTGGGGTTATTTTGCATTACGAATAACAAATCATATAAAGATCCGTTAGACTCTGGTGTAATTGCAAATGTATTTTGATAAAAATTAATATTTTTTAATGTAATTTTTGTACCCACTTTTGCTAGCGCCACTTTTTCTTCTAAAGTCGCGTCTTCTGGAATTACAACCTCTTCTTCAATTCCTAATATTTCATTTTCTCGAGCTAAATCTTTTTCTAAGATATAATAAATTGTAGCTCTTCGATTTTCTGATTGTATGTTTGACTGCTTGAAATTTTCACCAACACTAATTGATTTATAATCTTCTCTTATAGTAACCTTTTCTTTTATTAAATTAAAAATAGATTGTACTCTCTTTAAAGCAAGAGTATCATTATATCCAGTAGAACCGACTTCATCTGTATAACCATTAATTGCTACAATTTTTGAAGTTTTGTTTTCATTAATCCATTTATCTAACTTTAAACTTTCTGCTTTATTTAACTCAAATTTATTGGTCTCAAAATAAACAGAAAACTGTTCTTGAGAAAACATAGTTAAACCAAAAAAAAGTGCAGTATATAGAAAAAAGGTTTTCATTTTTAAGATTTTTTACGAAGTAACGATATTTATATTATATATAAAAGCATACCAAAGTACCAAATATAAAAAAAACGTATTTGCTATAAACAACAAATACGTTTTAATATTATATATAAAATAGATTATTTAGTAAATAATAACTCTCTGTATTTAGTTAGAGTCCACATTTCATCATCAACTAACAATTCTAATTTATCAGAATGATATCTAATTTCTTCAAAGAATGGTTTTACTTCATTACAATACGCAGCAGCTTGTTTTTCGGCATCAGTTAGTAAATTTGCTTTTTTACGAGCTTCAATCATTGCATCGATTTTAGAATTAATTCCTTCAATATGTCCAGAAATATCTTTAATCATCTTAATTTGCTCTTTTGCAATAACTTCAAAATCTTTACCAAAAATTTCTTTTAAACCTCTTACATTATCAATTAATGTATTTTGATATTTTATAGCAGTAGGAACTACATGATTACGAGCAATATCACCAAGAACTCTTCCTTCAATTTGAATTTTCTTAGTATATTCTTCCAATTCAATTTCATAACGAGATTCAACTTCTATATGGTTCATTACTCCCATTTCTTCAAAAAGAGCAATTGCTTTTTTGGAAACTTTTGCCTTTAAAGCTTCAGGAGTAGTTTTATGATTACTTAAACCTCTTTTCTTAGCTTCTTTTTCCCAAGCTTCACTATATCCATCTCCTTCAAATAGAATAGCTTTAGTTCCTTTAATATATTCTCTTAAAACATTAAAGATGGCATCATCCTTCTTCATGTCTTTCTTTTCTATTAAGGCATCAACCTCAGCTTTAAAGTCTTTCAACTGTTTTGCTACAATAGTATTTAAAGTAGTCATTGAAACTGCACAGTTTGCAGTAGAACCTACAGCTCTAAATTCAAATTTATTACCAGTAAACGCAAAAGGAGAAGTTCTGTTTCTATCCGTATTATCTAAAAGTAAATCTGGAATTTTACCAACAACATTCAACTTTAAATCTGTTTTTTCTTCAGGAGATAATTTTCCCTTTGAAACCCCTTCTAATTCTTCTAGTACTTTCGTTAATTGTTGACCAATAAACACTGAAATTATCGCTGGAGGTGCTTCATTTGCCCCTAAACGATGATCGTTACTTGCAGACGCAATAGAAGCTCTTACTAATTCTTCATTATCATGAACCGCTTTTATTGTATTGATGAAAAACGTTAAGAATTGTAAGTTACTCATAGGCGTTTTACCTGGACTTAATAGATTAATTCCAGTATCTGTAGCTAACGACCAGTTGTTGTGTTTACCTGAACCATTTACTCCTTTAAAAGGTTTTTCATGAAATAAAACCTTAAAATCATGTCGTTCTGCAACTTTTTGCATTACATCCATTAATAAAGAGTTATGGTCAACCGCTAAATTAGTTTCTTCAAAAATTGGAGCCAACTCAAATTGATTTGGCGCAACTTCATTGTGACGTGTTTTTACTGGAATACCTAATAACATACATTGATTTTCCAAATCTCTCATGTATTGTAAAACACGTGTTGGAATTGAACCAAAATAATGATCATCTAATTGTTGTCCTTTAGCAGAAGTATGACCCAATAATGTTCTACCAGTAGCCATTAAATCTGGACGAGAAGAAGCTAAAGCAGCATCAACTAAAAAATATTCTTGTTCCCAACCTAAAGTTGGTGTTATCTTTTTTACGTTTTTATCAAAATATTTTGCAACATCTGTCGCAGCAGCATCAATAGCAGTCAATGCTCTTAATAAAGGTGTTTTATTATCTAAAGCTTCACCAGTGTAAGAAACAAAAACCGTTGGAATACATAAAGTTGTTCCAAAAATAAATGCTGGAGATGTTGGATCCCAAGCTGTATAACCACGTGCTTCGAATGTATTTCTAATTCCACCATTTGGGAAAGAAGAAGCATCTGGTTCTTGTTGAACTAACTGCGTTCCTCCAAATTTTTCTACAGGATCACTTCCATCCATAGAGGTTTCAAAGAAAGCATCATGCTTTTCTGCAGTAGTACCAGTTAACGGTTGAAACCAGTGTGTATAATGTGTAACATTTTTAGACAAAGCCCATTCTTTCATTCCCATTGCAATATGCTCTGCAATTTTTCTGTCAATTTTAGTTCCATGCTGCACTGCGCTTTGAACTGCTTTATATGCTTCACCGGTTAAGAAAAGACGCATTGCCTTATCATTAAAAACATTTGAACCAAAAATCTTAGACTTTCTGTCTAATTCTTCCACAATAACAGGTTTTCTACCTGATGCGCTTTGTAAAGCTTGAAATCTTAAAGTTGCCATAAAATAAATTTTAGAATATTTAACCCCATTATTTTGATGCAAATATACTTAAAATAATTAAATAAAATATTTTAACCCTGTTTTTTATAGGGGTAATATTAAAATTAAGTGTATTTAAATGATCTTTACCCATAAAAAAAGCTCAACGTTA
Protein-coding sequences here:
- the guaA gene encoding glutamine-hydrolyzing GMP synthase, which codes for MMDNVLILDFGSQYTQLIARRVRELNIFCEIFPFDKIPADLSSYKAVILGGSPCSVRSEEALHPDLSQIRGKKPLLAVCYGAQYLAHFSGGEVAASNTREYGRANLSFIDDNEVFLEGVGANSQVWMSHSDSIKKLPTNGVRIASTKDVENAAYKIEGEQTYAIQFHPEVYHSTDGKQMLENFLVKIAGVAQTFTPNAVVEEIVADMKSKIGNDKVVLGLSGGVDSTVAAVLLNKAIGANLYCIFVNNGLLRKNEFQSVLDQYKGMGLNVKGVDASEKFYDALAGLDDPEAKRKAIGNAFIEVFDNEAHLLTDVKFLAQGTIYPDVIESVSATGGPSATIKSHHNVGGLPDFMKLKVVEPLRMLFKDEVRRVGASLGIDPELLGRHPFPGPGLAIRILGDITKEKVSILQEVDAIFINGLKEHGLYDSVWQAGAILLPVNSVGVMGDERTYEKVVALRAVESTDGMTADWVHLPYEFLQKVSNNIINKVKGVNRVVYDISSKPPATIEWE
- a CDS encoding glutamine synthetase III — protein: MATLRFQALQSASGRKPVIVEELDRKSKIFGSNVFNDKAMRLFLTGEAYKAVQSAVQHGTKIDRKIAEHIAMGMKEWALSKNVTHYTHWFQPLTGTTAEKHDAFFETSMDGSDPVEKFGGTQLVQQEPDASSFPNGGIRNTFEARGYTAWDPTSPAFIFGTTLCIPTVFVSYTGEALDNKTPLLRALTAIDAAATDVAKYFDKNVKKITPTLGWEQEYFLVDAALASSRPDLMATGRTLLGHTSAKGQQLDDHYFGSIPTRVLQYMRDLENQCMLLGIPVKTRHNEVAPNQFELAPIFEETNLAVDHNSLLMDVMQKVAERHDFKVLFHEKPFKGVNGSGKHNNWSLATDTGINLLSPGKTPMSNLQFLTFFINTIKAVHDNEELVRASIASASNDHRLGANEAPPAIISVFIGQQLTKVLEELEGVSKGKLSPEEKTDLKLNVVGKIPDLLLDNTDRNRTSPFAFTGNKFEFRAVGSTANCAVSMTTLNTIVAKQLKDFKAEVDALIEKKDMKKDDAIFNVLREYIKGTKAILFEGDGYSEAWEKEAKKRGLSNHKTTPEALKAKVSKKAIALFEEMGVMNHIEVESRYEIELEEYTKKIQIEGRVLGDIARNHVVPTAIKYQNTLIDNVRGLKEIFGKDFEVIAKEQIKMIKDISGHIEGINSKIDAMIEARKKANLLTDAEKQAAAYCNEVKPFFEEIRYHSDKLELLVDDEMWTLTKYRELLFTK
- a CDS encoding OmpA family protein — encoded protein: MKTFFLYTALFFGLTMFSQEQFSVYFETNKFELNKAESLKLDKWINENKTSKIVAINGYTDEVGSTGYNDTLALKRVQSIFNLIKEKVTIREDYKSISVGENFKQSNIQSENRRATIYYILEKDLARENEILGIEEEVVIPEDATLEEKVALAKVGTKITLKNINFYQNTFAITPESNGSLYDLLFVMQNNPNLKIQIQGHICCIAKDGRNLSLERAKQVRRWLVYQRIPQHRITVTGFGTTRPIYPIPEENEEQAAANRRVEIEILSK
- a CDS encoding AIR synthase related protein; its protein translation is MSSETSKRYNLRGVSASKEDVHNAIKNIDKGLFPKAFCKIIPDYLTNDEEYCIIMHADGAGTKSSLAYMYWKETGDLSVWKGIAQDALIMNIDDLLCVGATDNILLSSTIGRNKSVIPAEVLSAIINGTEELISDLKEFGVTIHSTGGETADVGDLVRTIIVDSTVTARIKRANVIDNANIQPGDVIVGLASFGQATYEKEYNGGMGSNGLTSARHDVFSKYLADKYPESFDASVPSELVYSGQTKLTDSVKNSPIDAGKLVLSPTRTYAPVIKKILEKYNSKDIHGMVHCSGGAQTKILHFVDNVHVIKDNLFPVPPLFKLIQKQSKTDWKEMYQVFNCGHRMEIYVPAEVAQDIITISNSFNIEAQIVGRVETSDKKKLTIKSEYGTFEY